One stretch of Miscanthus floridulus cultivar M001 chromosome 18, ASM1932011v1, whole genome shotgun sequence DNA includes these proteins:
- the LOC136523941 gene encoding L-type lectin-domain containing receptor kinase SIT2-like → MYPFLCNHIFAVELDTIQNSEFKDINDNHIGININSLHSIQSQGAGFYDDKNGMFKNMSLISHEVMQVWVEYDGGTTQIHVTLAPIKMAKPNRPLVSAIYNLSTVLTDTAYVGFSSSTGVINSKYCLLGWSFSMGNTTLEIDITKLPKLPRVGSRSPSKVLMIVLPTAIASFIFVTGTAFILLAQRKLANNELLEDWEVEFGPHRFTYKDLFLATKGFKNKNVLGAGGFGKVYKGILPTSKLEIAVKRLSHDSKQGTKEFITKIVSIGHLRHRNLVQLLGYCRRKSELLLVYDYMPNGSLDKFLYCAHDKPSLDWATRFHIIKGAACGLLYLHEKWDKVVIHRDIKASNALLDSEFNGRLGDFGLAKSYNHGTDPQTTRVVGTMGYLAPELVRMGKASPLTDVFAFGTFLLEVTCGHRPVESSSLVLVN, encoded by the coding sequence aTGTATCCATTTCTTTGCAACCATATCTTTGCAGTTGAGCTTGACACCATACAAAACAGTGAGTTCAAGGATATCAACGACAACCACATTGGCATTAATATTAATAGTCTCCACTCCATACAATCCCAGGGTGCTGGTTTCTACGACGACAAAAATGGTATGTTCAAGAACATGTCACTCATTAGTCATGAGGTGATGCAGGTGTGGGTGGAATATGATGGAGGGACCACACAGATCCATGTAACCTTGGCTCCCATTAAAATGGCTAAACCTAATAGGCCACTAGTCTCAGCCATCTACAATCTCTCAACAGTTCTCACAGATACCGCATACGTTGGATTCTCATCTTCAACCGGAGTAATTAACTCAAAATATTGCTTGCTTGGTTGGAGTTTCAGTATGGGCAATACAACTCTAGAGATTGACATCACCAAGCTGCCAAAGTTACCTCGTGTCGGTTCCAGGTCACCATCAAAGGTCCTGATGATCGTTCTTCCAACAGCCATTGCATCATTCATCTTTGTTACTGGAACCGCCTTCATTTTACTTGCACAGAGGAAATTGGCAAATAATGAGCTACTGGAAGATTGGGAGGTTGAGTTTGGGCCACATCGGTTCACATACAAAGATTTGTTCCTTGCCACTAAAGGATTTAAGAATAAGAATGTGCTGGGTGCAGGAGGATTTGGGAAGGTGTATAAAGGCATACTTCCAACATCTAAATTAGAAATTGCAGTGAAGAGGTTGTCACATGACTCAAAGCAAGGAACAAAAGAGTTCATCACTAAGATTGTTAGCATTGGCCACCTTCGACACCGAAATCTCGTACAGTTACTAGGCTATTGCAGGCGAAAAAGTGAACTTCTTTTGGTATATGACTACATGCCAAATGGTAGTCTTGACAAGTTCCTATATTGTGCACATGACAAACCTTCACTGGATTGGGCTACAAGATTTCACATCATAAAAGGAGCTGCGTGTGGCTTGCTCTACCTTCATGAGAAGTGGGACAAAGTTGTAATCCACCGAGACATCAAAGCAAGCAATGCGCTTCTTGATAGCGAATTCAATGGACGGCTAGGAGACTTTGGCCTTGCAAAGTCATATAACCATGGCACAGACCCACAGACCACACGTGTGGTTGGCACCATGGGTTACCTGGCCCCAGAATTGGTACGCATGGGTAAGGCATCCCCACTTACAGATGTGTTTGCCTTTGGCACATTCCTTCTTGAAGTGACATGTGGGCATAGgcctgttgaaagctctagtttggttttggtgaattga